The following proteins come from a genomic window of Actinomarinicola tropica:
- a CDS encoding carboxymuconolactone decarboxylase family protein, whose protein sequence is MQTTPERAEGTDPDEGHRRPAGFLSAPRLSAAAQEMFDGDVAGEGYVMELTRVWAHDPALQPRLGDLLGGATETAGLSLRQRAVLVTATASTIRDPYCGLAWGRRLADETSADVAAGLLRGDDAALDPADQALARWARRAAGRPHETTAADVDDLRQAGFDDAQILGITVYVAGRIAFSTVNAALGARPDPELLAAAPPQVRDAVAAYTAAP, encoded by the coding sequence ATGCAGACGACCCCGGAGCGCGCTGAAGGTACGGATCCCGACGAGGGCCACCGTCGACCGGCGGGGTTCCTGTCCGCCCCGCGCCTGTCGGCGGCCGCTCAGGAGATGTTCGACGGCGACGTGGCCGGCGAGGGCTACGTGATGGAGCTCACGCGCGTGTGGGCCCACGACCCGGCCCTCCAGCCCCGCCTCGGGGACCTCCTCGGCGGAGCCACCGAGACCGCAGGGCTCAGCCTCCGCCAGCGAGCGGTCCTCGTGACCGCCACGGCCTCGACGATCCGCGACCCCTACTGCGGGCTGGCGTGGGGTCGTCGACTGGCGGATGAGACCTCGGCCGACGTCGCAGCCGGGTTGCTGCGGGGCGACGATGCGGCGCTCGACCCCGCCGACCAGGCGCTGGCCCGGTGGGCGCGCCGTGCGGCGGGACGACCGCACGAGACGACGGCGGCCGACGTCGACGACCTGCGGCAGGCCGGGTTCGACGACGCGCAGATCCTGGGCATCACCGTCTACGTCGCAGGACGGATCGCGTTCTCCACCGTGAACGCCGCCCTTGGAGCCCGCCCGGACCCCGAGCTGCTCGCCGCCGCGCCACCGCAGGTGCGCGACGCCGTCGCGGCCTACACCGCCGCGCCCTGA
- a CDS encoding carboxylesterase/lipase family protein — protein MHTDVETTLGTIRGWRRDHDHAFLGVPYALSPAGERRWLAPAPLAPWRGVVETTAPGAAAPQDPFVPSTFRAQGPESEDCLFLNVFTPGCDGARRPVLFWIHGGGFSHGSGTQRHYDGGPLAARGDVVVVTINYRLGALGYLYLGGHGGERWGAATNVGQLDQIAALQWVRDNIERFGGDPDNVTIFGQSAGGVAVSTLLAMPAARGLFAKAIAQSGTANRLGGPDHAATVATAFLDRIGVPDADPAALRSVPVPELLQAQGARGALSPIIDGDTLPAKPLAAIRDGLVADVPLMIGTARDEQKLYVAADRPPIDDSALIQQVAASLPRAAADRAAEAVEVYRSSRAARGLGATNHDIADAVATASRFRMPALRMAEAACAHQPATFDYQFDWESPARGGTLGACHGIEIPFVFGSIGRTGDDRMSGSGPDADRLSGQLMDAWIAFARHGDPSHEGIGAWPGYDTTTRSTMVFDRDSGVQHGPFEEERQLWESLLGARA, from the coding sequence ATGCACACCGATGTGGAGACGACCCTGGGAACGATCAGGGGATGGCGGCGAGACCACGACCACGCCTTCCTCGGAGTGCCCTACGCCCTGTCCCCTGCCGGCGAACGCCGCTGGCTCGCACCGGCACCGCTCGCGCCGTGGCGCGGCGTCGTCGAGACGACCGCGCCGGGCGCCGCTGCGCCGCAGGACCCGTTCGTCCCCTCGACGTTCCGCGCCCAGGGCCCCGAGAGCGAGGACTGCCTCTTCCTCAACGTGTTCACGCCCGGGTGCGACGGCGCCCGACGCCCCGTGCTGTTCTGGATCCACGGTGGCGGCTTCAGCCACGGCTCGGGGACCCAGCGCCACTACGACGGCGGACCCCTCGCCGCACGCGGCGACGTCGTCGTCGTCACGATCAACTACCGGCTCGGCGCCCTGGGCTACCTGTACCTCGGCGGGCACGGCGGCGAGCGCTGGGGCGCGGCCACCAACGTCGGCCAGCTCGACCAGATCGCCGCCCTCCAGTGGGTCCGCGACAACATCGAGCGCTTCGGTGGCGATCCGGACAACGTCACGATCTTCGGGCAGAGCGCCGGCGGGGTCGCGGTCTCGACCCTCCTCGCGATGCCCGCCGCACGCGGCCTGTTCGCCAAGGCGATCGCCCAGAGTGGCACCGCCAACCGCCTCGGTGGCCCCGACCACGCGGCCACGGTCGCCACGGCCTTCCTCGACCGGATCGGCGTGCCCGACGCGGACCCGGCTGCTCTGCGGTCCGTCCCGGTTCCCGAGCTGCTCCAGGCACAGGGGGCGCGCGGTGCGCTCTCGCCCATCATCGACGGCGACACCCTGCCGGCCAAGCCGCTCGCGGCGATCCGTGACGGCCTCGTCGCCGATGTCCCGCTGATGATCGGCACGGCGCGCGACGAGCAGAAGCTCTACGTCGCCGCCGACCGTCCCCCGATCGACGACAGCGCGCTGATCCAGCAGGTCGCGGCCAGCCTCCCCCGTGCGGCTGCCGACCGGGCCGCGGAGGCCGTCGAGGTCTATCGGTCGTCTCGCGCCGCTCGTGGTCTGGGCGCGACGAACCACGACATCGCCGATGCCGTGGCCACGGCGTCACGCTTCCGCATGCCGGCGCTGCGCATGGCCGAGGCCGCATGCGCGCACCAGCCGGCCACGTTCGACTACCAGTTCGACTGGGAGTCCCCCGCTCGAGGCGGGACCCTCGGCGCCTGCCACGGCATCGAGATCCCGTTCGTGTTCGGGTCGATCGGCCGCACCGGTGACGACCGCATGAGCGGATCGGGACCTGACGCCGACCGCCTGTCGGGGCAGCTGATGGACGCCTGGATCGCCTTCGCCCGCCACGGCGACCCGAGCCACGAGGGGATCGGCGCCTGGCCCGGGTACGACACCACGACGCGCTCGACGATGGTCTTCGACCGGGACAGCGGCGTGCAGCACGGCCCGTTCGAGGAGGAGCGCCAGCTCTGGGAGTCGCTCCTCGGGGCCCGCGCCTGA
- the aqpZ gene encoding aquaporin Z codes for MDPRKLGAEALGTFWLVLGGCGSAVLAAGFMPDTSLGIGLVGVSLAFGLTVLTGAYALGHVSGGHFNPAVTLGLVAGRRFPAADAVGYVLAQVLGAIAAAAVLAVIATGVDGFELSDGFASNGFDDLSPGGYSLLAALVTEVVMTAMFLVVIMGATRRGAPNGTAPVAIGLALTLIHLISIPVTNTSVNPARSTGPALFAGGDHIAQLWLFWLAPIVGAVIGAVLYRSLLGERAEDLDADITGDPEQSIG; via the coding sequence ATGGATCCTCGCAAGCTGGGCGCCGAGGCGCTCGGGACGTTCTGGCTGGTGCTGGGCGGGTGCGGGTCGGCGGTCCTGGCCGCCGGGTTCATGCCCGACACGAGCCTCGGGATCGGCCTCGTCGGTGTCAGCCTCGCGTTCGGTCTCACCGTGCTCACCGGTGCCTACGCGCTCGGCCACGTGTCCGGGGGCCACTTCAACCCGGCCGTGACGCTCGGCCTCGTCGCCGGTCGGCGCTTCCCCGCCGCCGACGCCGTCGGCTACGTCCTCGCGCAGGTCCTCGGGGCGATCGCCGCCGCCGCCGTGCTCGCGGTCATCGCCACCGGCGTCGACGGCTTCGAACTGAGCGACGGCTTCGCCTCGAACGGCTTCGACGACCTGTCTCCCGGCGGCTACAGCCTGCTCGCCGCGCTGGTCACCGAGGTCGTGATGACCGCGATGTTCCTCGTCGTCATCATGGGCGCGACCCGGCGCGGCGCGCCGAACGGGACCGCACCGGTCGCGATCGGACTCGCGCTCACGCTCATCCACCTCATCTCGATCCCGGTCACGAACACCTCGGTGAACCCGGCACGCTCGACCGGCCCGGCGCTGTTCGCCGGCGGGGACCACATCGCCCAGCTCTGGCTGTTCTGGCTGGCGCCGATCGTCGGTGCGGTGATCGGTGCGGTCCTCTACCGGTCGCTCCTCGGCGAGCGGGCGGAGGACCTCGACGCCGACATCACCGGCGACCCCGAGCAGTCGATCGGCTGA
- a CDS encoding family 1 glycosylhydrolase, giving the protein MNRPGGLPSFLVACGEEASDPLVWHDGREVRVDELAASGHLARQDADLSDVAGLGVRWWRYGMPWRLTEPEPGVYDWTLWDRALAACERHGLEPIVDLCHFGLPDHYPGFCDPAWIDGFARYVDAFLARYREPRFFTPVNEPSITAQCSGRWGIWNDRRASRADHLLALAHCTLANVEAIARIDADRDGWWVGAEAFGCHVAATADDEATAQEARELEQLVWDLHFGVEPAPSVADIAEHVPASVLDRIAAHPVGIERVLAGHDMYPVSVTVHGERAEPLSIEERLAAYDAEARRWFARYGRRFWVSETSNLGLDVDDGPRWLDGLVDALDGMRADGLPADGICWYSRGDQYDWHTMLARPVGEVTEVGLFDAERHPRPVARAYAQLAQSRT; this is encoded by the coding sequence GTGAACCGACCGGGCGGCCTGCCGTCGTTCCTCGTCGCGTGCGGGGAGGAGGCGTCGGATCCACTCGTGTGGCACGACGGGCGCGAGGTGCGTGTCGACGAGCTGGCCGCCAGCGGACACCTCGCGCGGCAGGACGCCGACCTCTCCGACGTGGCCGGCCTCGGTGTCCGGTGGTGGCGCTACGGGATGCCGTGGCGGCTCACCGAGCCGGAACCGGGCGTGTACGACTGGACCCTCTGGGACCGGGCCCTCGCCGCCTGCGAGCGCCACGGGCTCGAACCGATCGTCGACCTCTGCCACTTCGGCCTCCCCGACCACTACCCGGGGTTCTGCGACCCGGCGTGGATCGACGGGTTCGCCCGCTACGTCGACGCGTTCCTCGCCCGCTACCGGGAGCCCCGGTTCTTCACCCCGGTGAACGAGCCGTCGATCACCGCCCAGTGCTCGGGCCGGTGGGGCATCTGGAACGACCGTCGGGCATCGCGCGCCGACCACCTGCTCGCGCTCGCCCACTGCACGCTCGCCAACGTGGAGGCGATCGCCCGCATCGACGCCGACCGCGACGGATGGTGGGTCGGCGCCGAGGCGTTCGGCTGCCACGTCGCCGCGACGGCCGATGACGAGGCGACGGCGCAGGAGGCCCGAGAGCTCGAGCAGCTCGTGTGGGACCTGCACTTCGGTGTCGAGCCCGCCCCGTCGGTGGCCGACATCGCCGAGCACGTGCCGGCGTCGGTCCTGGACCGGATCGCCGCGCACCCGGTGGGCATCGAGCGCGTCCTCGCCGGACACGACATGTACCCGGTGAGCGTCACCGTGCACGGCGAGCGGGCCGAGCCGCTGTCGATCGAGGAGCGCCTGGCGGCCTACGACGCCGAGGCCCGCCGCTGGTTCGCCCGCTACGGCCGGCGCTTCTGGGTCTCGGAGACGTCCAACCTCGGCCTGGACGTGGACGACGGACCGCGGTGGCTCGACGGACTCGTCGACGCGCTCGACGGCATGCGGGCCGACGGCCTGCCCGCCGACGGCATCTGCTGGTACAGCCGCGGCGACCAGTACGACTGGCACACGATGCTCGCCCGACCGGTCGGCGAGGTGACCGAGGTCGGCCTCTTCGACGCCGAGCGGCACCCACGACCGGTGGCACGCGCGTACGCGCAGCTCGCCCAGAGCCGCACCTAG
- a CDS encoding endonuclease III domain-containing protein, translated as MRRAEKVERIGEILDDLYPDPPIPLDHTDPYTLLVAVALSAQTTDKKVNEVTPALFALASTPEQMVELGPEKILETIREVGLAPTKAKNLWLAATQLLEAGGEVLPDWELLESLAGVGHKTASVVMAQAFDVPAFPVDTHIHRLAWRWGLSDGSSVERTERDLKAAFPVETWNRRHLQIIYFGREHCPARRHDWMACPICSFAAVKKRVAEESTKRLPSPGARRSRPATR; from the coding sequence ATGCGCCGCGCCGAGAAGGTCGAACGGATCGGAGAGATCCTCGACGACCTGTACCCCGATCCCCCCATCCCCCTCGACCACACCGACCCCTACACGCTCCTCGTCGCCGTCGCGCTGTCGGCGCAGACCACCGACAAGAAGGTGAACGAGGTGACGCCCGCGCTGTTCGCGCTGGCGTCGACGCCCGAGCAGATGGTCGAGCTCGGTCCCGAGAAGATCCTCGAGACGATACGAGAGGTCGGCCTGGCGCCGACGAAGGCGAAGAACCTCTGGCTCGCCGCCACCCAGCTCCTCGAGGCCGGGGGCGAGGTGCTCCCCGACTGGGAGCTTCTCGAGTCGCTCGCCGGCGTCGGGCACAAGACGGCGAGCGTCGTGATGGCGCAGGCCTTCGACGTGCCGGCGTTCCCCGTCGACACGCACATCCACCGCCTGGCGTGGCGCTGGGGGCTCTCCGACGGCAGCTCGGTCGAGCGCACCGAGCGGGACCTCAAGGCGGCGTTCCCCGTCGAGACCTGGAACCGCCGCCACCTCCAGATCATCTACTTCGGCCGCGAGCACTGCCCCGCCCGGCGCCACGACTGGATGGCCTGTCCCATCTGCTCGTTCGCGGCCGTGAAGAAGCGCGTGGCCGAGGAGTCGACGAAGCGCCTCCCCTCCCCCGGCGCCCGTCGCAGCCGCCCCGCCACACGGTGA
- a CDS encoding carboxylesterase/lipase family protein — protein MTRSEAVATAHGTVRGAEHEGIRVFKGIRYGASTEGANRFRPPQPPPTWTGELDALAYGDSAPQTFTRLALGGTKGNRPPLGEDCLRLNVWTPGCDDARRPVMVWLHGGGFEAGTGSMLLYDGTNVARRGDVVVVTINHRLNVFGHCYLDDVGGDDLAGSANVGFLDVVAALEWVAENVAGFGGDPGNVTIYGQSGGGRKVSIAMAAPAAQGLFHRGIVQSGSHLRLHDPDRAAGLTGRLFDELGLRAGDVRALQEVSTDRLVDAQATVRGRFSPTLDGVVFDRHPWDPDAPSLSAHIPLMVGTCRTELSNQVGTMDPTTFDITDDDLAERLARYVPADDVAELVDVVRRTNPGASAPEVFFTLVTARGYWLDSVLQTERKAEQGAAPVYSYRLMWRTPVEGGRRITPHSLDLPFVFDNVAVAPDMVGDPTEETAALAHAMSESWIAFAHTGDPNNGAVPPWAPYDLDRRTVMHFDVPPAVVDDPHRDERLAMSRYETQQAAGRALHR, from the coding sequence ATGACGAGGTCCGAAGCTGTCGCGACCGCGCACGGGACGGTGCGCGGCGCGGAGCACGAGGGGATCCGGGTGTTCAAGGGCATCCGGTACGGCGCGTCGACCGAGGGAGCGAACCGCTTCCGACCGCCGCAACCGCCGCCGACGTGGACCGGCGAGCTCGACGCGCTGGCCTACGGCGACTCCGCGCCGCAGACCTTCACGCGCCTCGCCCTCGGGGGCACCAAGGGCAACCGCCCGCCGCTCGGCGAGGACTGCCTCCGGCTCAACGTCTGGACCCCTGGCTGCGACGACGCCCGGCGGCCCGTCATGGTGTGGCTGCACGGCGGTGGCTTCGAGGCGGGAACGGGCTCGATGCTGCTCTACGACGGCACGAACGTCGCCCGTCGAGGCGACGTCGTGGTCGTCACCATCAACCACCGGCTCAACGTCTTCGGCCACTGCTACCTCGACGACGTCGGCGGGGACGACCTCGCCGGCTCCGCCAACGTCGGCTTCCTCGACGTCGTCGCCGCCCTGGAGTGGGTCGCGGAGAACGTCGCCGGCTTCGGCGGCGATCCCGGCAACGTCACGATCTACGGGCAGTCCGGCGGGGGCCGGAAGGTGAGCATCGCCATGGCCGCGCCGGCGGCGCAGGGGCTGTTCCACCGGGGGATCGTCCAGAGCGGGTCGCACCTGCGCCTGCACGACCCCGACCGCGCCGCCGGGCTCACGGGTCGCCTGTTCGACGAGCTGGGTCTACGTGCCGGAGATGTGCGCGCCCTCCAGGAGGTCTCGACCGATCGGCTCGTGGATGCCCAGGCCACGGTGCGCGGCCGGTTCTCGCCGACGCTCGACGGTGTCGTCTTCGACCGCCACCCCTGGGATCCCGACGCCCCGTCGCTGTCCGCCCACATCCCGCTGATGGTCGGGACCTGCCGCACCGAGCTGTCGAACCAGGTCGGCACCATGGACCCGACCACGTTCGACATCACCGACGACGACCTCGCCGAGCGGCTCGCCCGCTACGTCCCGGCCGACGACGTCGCCGAGCTGGTCGACGTGGTCCGGCGCACGAACCCGGGGGCGAGCGCGCCGGAGGTGTTCTTCACGCTCGTCACCGCACGGGGATACTGGCTCGACAGCGTCCTGCAGACCGAGCGCAAGGCGGAGCAGGGCGCGGCGCCCGTCTACTCCTACCGGCTCATGTGGCGCACCCCGGTGGAGGGCGGGCGGCGGATCACCCCGCACTCGCTCGACCTGCCGTTCGTGTTCGACAACGTCGCCGTGGCCCCCGACATGGTGGGCGACCCGACCGAGGAGACCGCGGCGCTGGCCCACGCGATGAGCGAGTCGTGGATCGCCTTCGCCCACACCGGTGACCCGAACAACGGCGCCGTGCCGCCGTGGGCCCCCTACGACCTCGACCGGCGCACCGTCATGCACTTCGACGTGCCGCCCGCAGTCGTCGACGACCCGCACCGCGACGAGCGCCTGGCCATGAGTCGCTACGAGACGCAGCAGGCCGCCGGCCGCGCGCTGCACCGATGA
- a CDS encoding dienelactone hydrolase family protein: protein MESIEETVTEGVVRRRFDLEVEGRQVPGIRWAPEGAEPTATILVGHGGFQSKEAPNIVEMAAQLAHECGYATIALDAPGHGERRTEEQIRQQEEVLRRLREGGVDEEMRRGRERVVDEGTRTGSDDSGPARPPRMVREWRALLDALEGSDPATGPYGYWGVSMGARYGIPLVAIEPRIRCAVLGLFGLGPDPAFRATVESITIPLLFLFQYDDELMTPESGLALWAAFGSEEKTMHINPGPHVGIPVFERDASAAFYRRHLG from the coding sequence ATGGAGTCGATCGAGGAGACCGTGACCGAGGGGGTCGTGCGTCGACGCTTCGACCTGGAGGTCGAGGGCCGCCAGGTGCCCGGCATCCGTTGGGCACCCGAGGGTGCCGAGCCGACGGCGACGATCCTGGTCGGGCACGGCGGGTTCCAGAGCAAGGAGGCGCCCAACATCGTCGAGATGGCGGCGCAGCTCGCCCACGAGTGCGGCTACGCGACCATCGCCCTCGACGCGCCGGGCCACGGGGAGCGCCGCACCGAGGAGCAGATCCGGCAGCAGGAGGAGGTCCTGCGCCGGCTGCGCGAAGGTGGCGTCGACGAGGAGATGCGGCGGGGCCGCGAGCGCGTGGTCGACGAGGGCACCCGGACGGGGTCCGACGACAGCGGGCCGGCCCGCCCGCCCCGGATGGTGCGCGAGTGGCGCGCGCTGCTCGACGCCCTCGAGGGGTCAGACCCCGCCACCGGACCCTACGGCTACTGGGGCGTCTCGATGGGCGCTCGCTACGGCATCCCGCTCGTCGCGATCGAGCCGCGCATCCGCTGCGCCGTCCTCGGGCTCTTCGGACTCGGCCCCGACCCCGCGTTCCGGGCGACCGTCGAGTCGATCACCATCCCGCTGCTCTTCCTCTTCCAGTACGACGACGAGCTGATGACGCCGGAGTCGGGCCTGGCGCTGTGGGCCGCGTTCGGCTCCGAGGAGAAGACGATGCACATCAACCCCGGCCCCCACGTCGGCATCCCGGTCTTCGAGCGCGACGCCTCGGCCGCGTTCTACCGCCGCCACCTGGGTTAG
- a CDS encoding acyl-CoA dehydrogenase family protein yields the protein MTATEARPGTDLVDELTTWLEENWDPDLTVGEWWERLGMAGWAAPMLPENAYGRGLTRGDALLVASTIARFGALGAPQGMSISMASPTIATHATQEQIDRLIPPAVTGKVHYCQLFSEPGAGSDLAGLNTRAIRDGEEWHVTGQKVWTSGGQYADMGMLIARTNPEAPKHQGITWFAIEMLQPGIEIRPLKEMTGHAMFNEVFLDGAVVPDANRIGEVNNGWAATNTTLLHERSGMGARAGTAAGGRLARAGSVVGDLDKRAGDFAPPKRSVTATKEKAAEEKAERSASPAQLYIDLARDLGKLDDPVIRQRLAQAHILGTITRLTTERHKAVRSQGGDIPGVANFSKLLMADIIRLNRDLGMQLLGPRGMLHDYDDETRDAMAELPGGARAVAATAQALGAQALPIYGGTDQIQRNIVGERALGLPKEPGDLSKLPFNELPKNG from the coding sequence ATGACCGCGACCGAAGCCCGACCAGGCACCGACCTGGTCGACGAGCTCACCACCTGGCTCGAGGAGAACTGGGATCCCGACCTCACGGTCGGTGAGTGGTGGGAACGCCTGGGGATGGCCGGCTGGGCCGCCCCGATGCTCCCGGAGAACGCCTACGGCCGCGGCCTCACCCGCGGCGACGCGCTCCTGGTCGCCAGCACCATCGCCCGCTTCGGCGCCCTCGGCGCCCCGCAGGGCATGTCGATCAGCATGGCGTCGCCGACGATCGCGACCCACGCCACCCAGGAGCAGATCGACCGGCTGATCCCGCCGGCGGTCACCGGCAAGGTGCACTACTGCCAGCTCTTCAGCGAGCCGGGCGCCGGCTCCGACCTCGCCGGCCTCAACACCCGCGCCATCCGCGACGGCGAGGAGTGGCACGTGACGGGCCAGAAGGTGTGGACCTCGGGCGGCCAGTACGCCGACATGGGCATGCTCATCGCCCGGACCAACCCGGAGGCCCCGAAGCACCAGGGCATCACCTGGTTCGCCATCGAGATGCTCCAGCCCGGCATCGAGATCCGGCCGCTCAAGGAGATGACCGGCCACGCGATGTTCAACGAGGTGTTCCTCGACGGTGCCGTCGTGCCGGACGCGAACCGCATCGGAGAGGTCAACAACGGCTGGGCGGCGACGAACACGACGCTGCTCCACGAGCGCTCGGGCATGGGCGCTCGGGCTGGGACTGCCGCCGGCGGTCGGCTCGCCCGTGCGGGCAGCGTGGTCGGCGACCTCGACAAGCGCGCCGGCGACTTCGCACCGCCGAAGCGCTCGGTCACCGCCACCAAGGAGAAGGCGGCCGAGGAGAAGGCCGAGCGGTCCGCCTCCCCCGCGCAGCTCTACATCGACCTCGCCCGCGACCTCGGCAAGCTCGACGACCCAGTGATCCGCCAGCGCCTCGCCCAGGCCCACATCCTGGGCACGATCACCCGCCTCACCACCGAGCGCCACAAGGCCGTCCGGTCCCAGGGTGGCGACATCCCGGGCGTGGCCAACTTCTCCAAGCTGCTGATGGCCGACATCATCCGCCTGAACCGCGACCTCGGCATGCAGCTGCTCGGCCCGCGCGGCATGCTCCACGACTACGACGACGAGACGCGCGACGCCATGGCCGAGCTGCCCGGTGGGGCGCGTGCCGTCGCCGCCACCGCTCAGGCCCTCGGTGCGCAGGCGCTGCCGATCTACGGCGGCACCGACCAGATCCAGCGCAACATCGTCGGTGAGCGCGCCCTCGGGCTCCCGAAGGAGCCGGGCGACCTGTCGAAGCTGCCGTTCAACGAGCTGCCGAAGAACGGCTGA
- the nadE gene encoding ammonia-dependent NAD(+) synthetase has protein sequence MTDRQQQSEIISALEVIDPAHFDAAAECDRRIEFLTRYLRESGANGLVLGISGGVDSTTAGRLSQLACERSREQGHEARFVAVRLPYGTQADAHHAEMALEFIAPDEALEVDIAPGVDALWSSVLAAGLAADDATDEYHKGNVKARARMVVQYAVAGVRGSLVVGTDHSAEALVGFFTKFGDGAADVTPLFGLPKRRVREVARHLGAPTELVEKVPTADLESDRPLLADEVALGVSYDAVDDYLEGAEISAEDEATILGWYRRTGHKRDLPVTPAGFLGDR, from the coding sequence ATGACCGACCGCCAGCAGCAGTCCGAGATCATCTCCGCCCTCGAGGTCATCGACCCCGCGCACTTCGACGCCGCCGCGGAGTGCGACCGGCGCATCGAGTTCCTCACCCGCTACCTGCGGGAGAGCGGCGCCAACGGGTTGGTGCTCGGCATCAGCGGTGGGGTCGACTCGACGACGGCCGGACGTCTGAGCCAGCTGGCGTGCGAGCGGAGCCGTGAGCAGGGGCACGAGGCCCGCTTCGTCGCCGTCCGCCTCCCCTACGGCACCCAGGCCGACGCGCACCACGCCGAGATGGCGCTGGAGTTCATCGCTCCCGACGAGGCGTTGGAGGTCGACATCGCTCCGGGAGTGGACGCGCTGTGGTCGTCGGTCCTCGCCGCGGGGTTGGCGGCCGACGACGCCACCGACGAGTACCACAAGGGCAACGTGAAGGCCCGCGCCCGCATGGTCGTGCAGTACGCCGTCGCCGGCGTCCGCGGCTCGCTCGTCGTCGGCACCGACCACTCGGCCGAGGCCCTCGTCGGCTTCTTCACCAAGTTCGGCGACGGTGCCGCCGACGTCACGCCGCTCTTCGGCCTCCCCAAGCGCCGGGTGCGCGAGGTGGCGCGCCACCTGGGCGCGCCGACGGAGCTGGTGGAGAAGGTCCCGACGGCCGACCTCGAGTCCGACCGGCCGCTGCTCGCGGACGAGGTCGCGCTCGGCGTCAGCTACGACGCGGTCGACGACTACCTCGAAGGCGCCGAGATCAGCGCCGAGGACGAGGCGACCATCCTCGGGTGGTACCGCCGCACCGGCCACAAGCGCGACCTGCCCGTCACGCCCGCCGGCTTCCTCGGCGATCGCTGA